One Streptomyces sp. P9-A2 DNA window includes the following coding sequences:
- a CDS encoding DUF3515 domain-containing protein → MSCFRHRHRHAVLSALALLITTAGCSSADGSASAAVPSPDAKVTELCRNLDEVLPSKVDGKNRDDPEPASALTAGWGGEAIILRCGVGQPPKMADPKVANGNDPKAMAGGVDGVDWLMEQQDDGTHRFTTASREAYVEVRVTDGRDSTGVLIDLAPAVKEAIPEGIAS, encoded by the coding sequence GTGAGCTGCTTCCGTCACCGCCACCGTCACGCCGTCCTGTCCGCCCTCGCCCTGCTGATCACCACCGCGGGTTGCTCCTCAGCAGACGGCAGTGCGTCGGCGGCGGTTCCCAGCCCGGACGCGAAGGTCACCGAGCTGTGCCGGAACCTGGACGAGGTCCTGCCGTCGAAGGTGGACGGCAAGAATCGCGACGATCCCGAACCCGCGTCCGCACTGACCGCGGGCTGGGGCGGCGAGGCGATCATACTGCGGTGCGGTGTCGGGCAACCGCCGAAGATGGCGGATCCCAAGGTGGCCAACGGCAACGACCCGAAGGCGATGGCGGGCGGTGTCGACGGCGTCGACTGGCTGATGGAGCAGCAGGACGACGGGACGCACCGCTTCACGACCGCGAGCCGTGAGGCCTATGTCGAGGTGCGGGTGACCGACGGACGGGACAGCACGGGCGTACTGATCGATCTCGCCCCCGCCGTCAAGGAGGCGATCCCCGAGGGGATCGCCTCCTAG
- a CDS encoding Lrp/AsnC family transcriptional regulator, producing MVQAYILIQTEVGKASTVADLIGKIPGVVQAEDVTGPYDVIVRAQADTVDDLGRMVVAKVQQVDGITRTLTCPVVHL from the coding sequence GTGGTACAGGCGTACATCCTGATCCAGACGGAGGTCGGCAAAGCGTCGACCGTCGCCGATCTGATCGGCAAGATCCCTGGAGTCGTCCAGGCCGAGGACGTGACCGGACCCTATGACGTCATCGTGCGCGCCCAGGCCGACACCGTCGACGACCTGGGGCGCATGGTGGTCGCGAAGGTCCAGCAAGTGGACGGCATCACCCGTACCCTGACCTGCCCGGTCGTCCATCTGTAG
- a CDS encoding thiamine-phosphate kinase: MKGTVGELGEFGLIRELTSRLTTTPAVRIGPGDDAAVVAAPDRRVVASTDVLLEGRHFRRDWSTAYDVGRKAAAQNLADIAAMGAVPTALLLALVVPGELPVTWPSELMDGLRDECQVAGAAVVGGDVVRGDTIMVSITALGDLRNQEPVTRGGAQPGDLVAVTGWLGWSAAGFAVLSRGFRSPRAFVEAHRRPEPPYHAGPAAAGLGATSMCDVSDGLIADLGHIAEASKVRIDIRSGAIDIPSQMNDIGQAVGVDPMQWVLTGGEDHAIVATFPPDVKLPARWKVIGEVLNPSALPRVTVDGAPWTAQGGWDHFADIES, from the coding sequence ATGAAGGGCACGGTTGGTGAGCTCGGGGAGTTCGGGCTCATCAGGGAGCTCACCTCCCGCCTCACCACCACCCCGGCGGTCCGGATCGGCCCCGGCGACGACGCCGCCGTGGTCGCCGCGCCCGACCGCAGGGTCGTGGCCAGCACCGACGTCCTGCTCGAGGGCAGGCACTTCCGCCGCGACTGGTCCACCGCCTACGACGTCGGCCGCAAGGCCGCCGCGCAGAACCTCGCGGACATCGCCGCCATGGGCGCCGTGCCGACCGCGCTGCTGCTCGCGCTGGTCGTCCCGGGCGAACTGCCGGTGACCTGGCCCTCCGAGCTGATGGACGGACTGCGCGACGAGTGCCAGGTGGCGGGTGCCGCGGTGGTCGGCGGAGACGTCGTACGCGGTGACACGATCATGGTTTCGATCACCGCGCTCGGTGACCTGCGCAACCAGGAACCGGTGACCCGGGGCGGCGCACAGCCCGGCGACCTCGTCGCGGTGACCGGCTGGCTCGGCTGGTCCGCGGCCGGGTTCGCGGTGCTCTCGCGCGGTTTCCGCTCGCCGCGCGCCTTCGTCGAGGCGCACCGCCGGCCCGAACCGCCGTACCACGCGGGCCCCGCCGCGGCCGGGCTGGGGGCGACCTCGATGTGCGACGTGAGCGACGGACTGATCGCCGACCTCGGGCACATCGCCGAGGCCAGCAAGGTGCGCATCGACATCCGCTCCGGGGCGATCGACATCCCCTCCCAGATGAACGACATCGGGCAGGCCGTCGGCGTCGACCCCATGCAGTGGGTGCTGACCGGGGGAGAGGACCACGCGATCGTCGCCACCTTCCCGCCTGACGTGAAACTGCCCGCCCGCTGGAAGGTGATAGGCGAGGTGCTCAACCCCTCGGCGCTGCCCCGGGTGACGGTCGACGGTGCGCCCTGGACCGCCCAGGGCGGCTGGGACCACTTCGCGGACATCGAGTCATGA
- the thiD gene encoding bifunctional hydroxymethylpyrimidine kinase/phosphomethylpyrimidine kinase, which produces MPPRVLTVAGSDSGGGAGIQADLKTMLALGTHGMSVITAVTAQNSLGVQGAWPLPVEAVRAQYRSVVDDIGVQAVKTGMLASAELVEAVAGLLAGSRAPVVVDPVGVSKHGDALLAASALDSVRTKLLPVATVATPNLDEVTQLTGVRVRSERDFRLAAEAVLAFGPRWVVIKGGHLAGDSGEAVDLLTDGSQEHWLRAPRYDNRHTHGTGCTLASAIAAQLAKGQSVPRAVTAAKEYVTGAIAAGFSLGTGIGPVDHGWALRRGDGTGSGSGPGSGFASGDS; this is translated from the coding sequence GTGCCGCCGAGGGTGCTGACGGTCGCCGGCTCGGACTCCGGCGGAGGCGCGGGGATCCAGGCCGACCTGAAGACGATGCTCGCGCTGGGCACCCACGGCATGAGCGTGATCACCGCGGTCACCGCGCAGAACTCCCTGGGCGTGCAGGGCGCCTGGCCGCTGCCGGTGGAAGCGGTACGGGCCCAGTACCGCAGCGTCGTCGACGACATCGGGGTCCAGGCGGTCAAGACCGGCATGCTCGCCTCCGCCGAACTCGTCGAGGCGGTGGCCGGTCTGCTCGCCGGCAGCCGGGCGCCGGTGGTCGTCGACCCGGTGGGGGTCTCCAAGCACGGGGACGCGCTGCTGGCGGCCTCCGCGCTCGACTCCGTACGGACGAAGCTGCTGCCGGTCGCGACCGTGGCCACACCGAACCTGGACGAGGTGACCCAGCTCACCGGTGTGCGGGTACGGTCGGAACGGGACTTCCGCCTGGCCGCGGAAGCGGTGCTGGCGTTCGGACCGCGGTGGGTCGTGATCAAGGGCGGCCATCTCGCCGGGGACTCGGGTGAGGCCGTCGACCTGCTCACGGACGGTTCACAGGAACACTGGCTGCGCGCCCCGAGGTACGACAACCGGCACACCCACGGCACGGGCTGCACCCTCGCCTCGGCGATCGCCGCGCAGTTGGCGAAGGGACAGTCGGTGCCTCGGGCGGTGACGGCCGCCAAGGAGTACGTCACGGGGGCGATCGCGGCCGGGTTCTCGCTGGGCACCGGTATCGGGCCGGTGGATCACGGCTGGGCGCTCCGGCGGGGGGACGGCACAGGGTCCGGGTCCGGCCCCGGGTCCGGGTTCGCGTCCGGAGATAGCTGA
- the rpmB gene encoding 50S ribosomal protein L28, translating into MAANCDVCGKGPGFGNNISHSHRRTPRRWNPNIQRVRTVVGGTPKRVNACTSCIKAGKVSR; encoded by the coding sequence GTGGCTGCCAACTGCGACGTCTGTGGCAAGGGGCCGGGCTTCGGCAACAACATCTCGCACTCGCACCGCCGTACGCCCCGTCGCTGGAACCCGAACATCCAGCGTGTGCGTACCGTGGTGGGCGGGACGCCGAAGCGCGTGAACGCTTGCACCTCGTGCATCAAGGCCGGCAAGGTCTCGCGCTGA
- a CDS encoding DAK2 domain-containing protein yields MAQVPQTFFDALAVRAWCGLALEALGRAREEIDAINVYPVADGDTGTNLYLTVESAATAVEAVFEGYSAEGPEGPTLADATRAMAHGALIGARGNSGTILAQLLRGMAQVLAGDGAAHADGQGLRRALRTAADSARRAVAHPVEGTVLTVASAAADAAGGAEGDCGEVARAAYDGARTALAATPGQLAVLRRAGVVDAGGRGLVAVLAALVETFTGETPEGPAPGAYGNTAGTYPRVRSGTHAGAEHDEPAECADGGEVTEATVTGPAYEVIYLLEAEDAAVERLRQRLDGLGDSLVVVGGDGLWNVHVHVDDAGAAVEAGVEAGRPHRIRITHFGAGDAHAPGAGRLPAERTARAVVAVVPGEGLAGLYTGAGATTVLARPGEPPASGELVEAVRRAHAHEVVLLPNDAELRHTAAAAAEQARAEGLRVALIPTRSAVQGIAALAVHEPERRFDEDVVAMTSAAGATRYAEIAVAERQSWTMAGICQAGDVLGLIDGDVAVIGDDVTATATAVLDRMLSAGGEMVTLVLGDETPHTVATRLETHVREGYLAVDTVLYQGGRQGALLLIGVE; encoded by the coding sequence GTGGCGCAGGTGCCGCAGACATTCTTCGATGCTCTCGCGGTGCGTGCCTGGTGCGGACTCGCGCTCGAGGCCCTGGGGCGCGCGCGTGAGGAGATCGACGCGATCAACGTCTACCCCGTGGCGGACGGGGACACCGGTACGAATCTCTATCTGACGGTCGAGTCCGCGGCCACGGCGGTCGAGGCGGTGTTCGAGGGCTACTCGGCGGAGGGACCCGAAGGACCCACGCTGGCCGACGCGACGCGGGCGATGGCCCACGGGGCGCTGATCGGCGCCCGCGGCAACTCCGGGACGATCCTGGCGCAGCTCCTGCGGGGGATGGCGCAGGTGCTGGCCGGGGACGGGGCGGCCCACGCCGACGGACAGGGGCTGCGACGCGCCCTGCGGACCGCGGCCGACTCCGCGCGCCGGGCCGTGGCCCACCCCGTGGAGGGCACCGTGCTCACCGTCGCCTCGGCCGCCGCCGACGCGGCCGGCGGTGCGGAGGGCGACTGCGGGGAGGTGGCGCGGGCGGCCTACGACGGAGCCCGCACGGCCCTCGCCGCGACGCCGGGCCAGCTGGCCGTGCTCCGGCGGGCGGGCGTGGTGGACGCGGGCGGCCGGGGGCTGGTGGCGGTGCTCGCGGCCCTGGTGGAGACGTTCACGGGGGAGACGCCGGAAGGGCCCGCGCCCGGAGCGTACGGGAACACCGCCGGGACGTACCCGCGCGTACGATCCGGAACCCACGCGGGCGCGGAGCACGACGAACCCGCCGAATGCGCCGACGGCGGGGAAGTGACGGAGGCCACGGTCACCGGGCCCGCCTACGAGGTGATCTACCTCCTGGAGGCCGAGGACGCGGCCGTGGAGCGGTTGCGGCAGCGGCTCGACGGCCTCGGGGACTCGCTCGTCGTGGTCGGCGGGGACGGACTGTGGAACGTCCACGTCCATGTCGACGACGCCGGAGCCGCCGTGGAGGCGGGAGTCGAGGCAGGGCGCCCGCACCGTATCCGGATCACGCACTTCGGCGCAGGTGACGCCCATGCCCCGGGCGCCGGCCGGCTGCCCGCGGAACGCACCGCGCGGGCGGTGGTGGCCGTGGTGCCCGGCGAAGGGCTGGCGGGCCTGTACACCGGGGCCGGCGCGACCACGGTGCTGGCCCGCCCCGGCGAGCCGCCCGCCAGCGGTGAGCTCGTCGAGGCCGTACGCCGGGCCCACGCGCACGAGGTGGTGCTGCTGCCCAACGACGCCGAGTTGCGACACACCGCAGCCGCGGCGGCCGAACAGGCCCGCGCCGAAGGGCTCAGGGTGGCCCTCATCCCGACCCGTTCCGCGGTCCAGGGCATCGCGGCGCTCGCGGTGCACGAGCCGGAACGCCGTTTCGACGAGGACGTGGTGGCGATGACCTCGGCGGCGGGCGCGACCCGGTACGCCGAGATCGCCGTCGCCGAACGGCAGTCCTGGACCATGGCCGGCATCTGCCAGGCCGGCGACGTCCTCGGCCTCATCGACGGCGACGTGGCCGTGATCGGCGACGACGTCACGGCCACCGCCACGGCCGTCCTGGACCGCATGCTCTCCGCCGGCGGCGAGATGGTCACCCTGGTCCTCGGCGACGAAACCCCCCACACCGTCGCCACCCGCCTGGAGACCCACGTCCGTGAGGGCTACCTGGCCGTCGACACGGTCCTCTACCAGGGCGGCAGACAGGGCGCCCTGCTCCTCATCGGAGTGGAGTGA